A genomic window from bacterium includes:
- a CDS encoding MqnA/MqnD/SBP family protein, with protein MTHIRLAHSPDADDAFMFYGLAKDKIDTEGITYEHILKDIQTLNEWAKEGRMEVTALSAHAYAYVKDKYAILSHGGSIGKNYGPMVVAREARPLESFKRIAVPGKMTSAFLALKLRHPDFEEVVMDFDAIQPAVKDGKVEAGLLIHEGQLTYQNDGLKCVVELGQWWFERTKLPLPMGVNGIRRDLPEDVKAKVSKHLKQSIQYSLDHRDAALDYALAFGRGLPRDVADRFVGMWVNDRTVDMGEEGRKAIRTFLGEGETRKLIPAVGVIEFVN; from the coding sequence ATGACCCATATCCGTCTCGCCCACAGCCCCGACGCCGACGACGCCTTCATGTTCTATGGCCTGGCCAAGGACAAGATCGACACCGAGGGCATCACCTACGAACACATCCTCAAGGACATCCAGACCCTGAACGAATGGGCCAAGGAAGGCCGCATGGAGGTCACCGCCCTCTCGGCCCACGCCTACGCTTACGTGAAGGACAAATACGCCATCCTGAGCCACGGGGGGAGCATCGGGAAGAACTACGGGCCCATGGTCGTGGCCCGGGAGGCCCGGCCCCTGGAGTCCTTCAAGCGCATCGCGGTCCCCGGCAAGATGACGAGCGCTTTTTTGGCCCTCAAACTCCGCCATCCGGATTTCGAGGAAGTGGTCATGGACTTCGACGCCATCCAGCCCGCCGTGAAGGACGGGAAGGTGGAGGCGGGGCTCCTCATCCATGAGGGGCAATTGACCTACCAGAACGACGGACTTAAATGCGTGGTGGAACTGGGCCAATGGTGGTTCGAACGGACGAAACTGCCGCTTCCCATGGGCGTGAACGGCATCCGCCGGGACCTGCCGGAGGATGTGAAGGCCAAGGTCTCCAAGCACCTCAAACAGTCCATCCAGTATTCCCTCGACCACCGGGACGCGGCGCTCGATTACGCGCTGGCCTTCGGCCGGGGCCTGCCCCGGGACGTGGCCGACCGATTCGTCGGCATGTGGGTCAACGACCGCACGGTCGATATGGGCGAGGAGGGCCGCAAGGCCATCCGGACCTTCCTGGGGGAGGGTGAAACGAGGAAACTGATCCCCGCCGTGGGCGTGATCGAGTTCGTCAACTGA
- the mutT gene encoding 8-oxo-dGTP diphosphatase MutT, with protein sequence MTPPDPSRPVLEVGAALIFKDGKFLITQRLDSDSFGGHWELPGGKKEPNETLEQCVVRELKEELDIEIEIQHFFRILTYHYPQRSVRLNIFFCSHKSGEPKTIECQAYAWVDPKDLPTYKFPEADHILIQELSQRNDWDRYLKSLKYPHEYYEGIRLFNSGEFFECHEMLEDIWHPSEGQERLHYQGIIQAAIALEHFRKGNHTGALGLYEKALEKWAQLPPQFMGVDLKGLKEKLDLFFGEVQKAGPADMAKVDRGLIPKIPLPPLQ encoded by the coding sequence ATGACCCCCCCCGATCCATCCCGTCCGGTGCTTGAGGTGGGCGCGGCCCTCATCTTCAAGGACGGCAAGTTCCTCATCACCCAGCGGCTGGACTCCGATTCCTTCGGCGGCCATTGGGAGCTGCCGGGGGGCAAGAAGGAACCCAACGAGACCCTGGAACAATGCGTGGTGCGGGAGCTCAAGGAAGAGCTGGACATCGAGATCGAGATCCAGCATTTCTTCCGGATCCTGACCTATCACTACCCCCAGCGGTCGGTGCGGTTGAACATCTTCTTCTGTTCCCATAAAAGCGGGGAGCCCAAGACCATCGAATGCCAGGCCTATGCCTGGGTCGATCCCAAGGACCTGCCCACCTATAAATTCCCCGAAGCCGACCACATCCTCATCCAGGAACTGTCCCAACGGAACGATTGGGACCGCTACCTGAAAAGCCTGAAATATCCCCATGAGTATTACGAGGGCATCCGGCTCTTCAATTCGGGGGAGTTCTTCGAATGCCACGAGATGCTGGAGGATATCTGGCACCCCTCGGAAGGCCAGGAACGCCTGCACTATCAGGGCATCATCCAGGCCGCCATCGCCCTGGAACATTTCAGGAAGGGTAACCATACGGGGGCCCTGGGTCTTTACGAGAAGGCCCTGGAGAAATGGGCCCAACTGCCGCCCCAGTTCATGGGGGTGGACCTGAAAGGGTTAAAAGAGAAGCTGGACCTCTTTTTCGGCGAGGTCCAAAAGGCCGGTCCGGCGGATATGGCGAAGGTGGACCGGGGCCTCATCCCGAAGATCCCTCTGCCGCCCCTTCAATAG
- the queG gene encoding tRNA epoxyqueuosine(34) reductase QueG: protein MTPAERSSRLKQKARELGFELCGVSPAGPVPEHASFLEWLGKGYAGEMGYLERRKEERHDPRTLLPGALSVVSVALSYNPAPEHYPLLEKHPISCYAWGQDYHEVVREKLEALGGHLSSELSPGAKTRAYADTGPILERGFAARAGLGWIGKNTLLLNRTYGSFLFLGEILTDAELAFDAPVEDLCKTCTSCLDACPVGALEEPGLLNATKCISYLTLEHRSPLPEKAELHGYLAGCDLCQTVCPYNQKAPAGREPAFQPRPEVLALTLEGGARMDEEAFKGLTRHSALERVKFPMWKRNLEAGQSHP, encoded by the coding sequence ATGACCCCGGCCGAAAGGTCTTCCCGCCTGAAACAAAAGGCCCGGGAACTGGGTTTCGAGCTTTGCGGTGTCTCCCCCGCCGGTCCCGTGCCCGAACACGCTTCCTTCCTTGAATGGCTGGGGAAGGGCTATGCGGGGGAGATGGGATACTTGGAACGGCGCAAGGAAGAACGCCACGATCCCCGGACGCTCCTCCCCGGGGCGCTCTCGGTCGTGAGCGTCGCCCTGAGCTACAACCCCGCCCCCGAGCACTACCCCCTTTTGGAAAAGCACCCCATCTCCTGCTACGCCTGGGGACAGGATTATCACGAGGTGGTCCGGGAAAAACTCGAGGCCCTGGGCGGCCATCTATCCTCGGAACTTTCCCCGGGCGCGAAGACCAGGGCCTATGCGGACACCGGCCCCATCCTGGAGCGGGGGTTCGCGGCGCGGGCGGGGCTGGGCTGGATCGGCAAGAACACCCTTCTTTTGAACAGGACCTACGGGTCCTTCCTCTTCCTGGGCGAGATCCTCACCGACGCCGAGCTGGCCTTCGATGCGCCGGTCGAGGACCTCTGCAAGACCTGCACGTCCTGCCTGGACGCCTGTCCCGTCGGGGCCCTGGAGGAACCGGGTCTCCTGAACGCCACCAAATGCATCAGCTATCTGACCCTCGAGCACCGCAGTCCCTTGCCGGAAAAGGCGGAGCTTCATGGCTACCTGGCGGGCTGTGACCTCTGCCAAACGGTCTGCCCTTATAACCAAAAGGCGCCGGCCGGACGGGAGCCCGCTTTCCAACCTCGGCCCGAGGTGTTGGCCTTGACCCTTGAAGGGGGCGCGCGGATGGACGAGGAGGCCTTCAAGGGCCTGACCCGCCACAGCGCCCTGGAACGGGTCAAGTTCCCCATGTGGAAAAGGAACCTGGAAGCCGGCCAAAGCCATCCTTGA
- a CDS encoding acireductone dioxygenase, with translation MKAIWLDSGANITAEELNGQGVTYLTLPTDEASYKAPLEGIMKQNGYVTMDQVKMWPEMPNFQALCDKFVGEHLHTDDEVRFVVGGSGVFEIRSLDDRWMKILVEPKDYISVPANRFHRFYLTDEKQIHCVRLFKDQSGWAPHYRKDVETAGAKN, from the coding sequence ATGAAGGCCATCTGGTTGGATTCGGGAGCCAATATCACGGCGGAGGAGTTGAACGGCCAAGGGGTGACCTATCTCACCCTCCCCACCGACGAAGCCTCCTATAAAGCCCCCCTGGAAGGCATCATGAAGCAGAACGGCTATGTGACCATGGACCAGGTGAAGATGTGGCCCGAGATGCCCAATTTCCAGGCCCTTTGCGACAAGTTCGTGGGCGAACACCTGCACACCGACGACGAGGTCCGCTTCGTGGTCGGGGGCTCGGGGGTCTTCGAGATCCGCAGCTTGGACGACCGCTGGATGAAGATCCTGGTGGAACCGAAGGATTACATCTCGGTGCCCGCCAACCGCTTCCACCGCTTTTACCTGACCGACGAGAAGCAGATCCATTGCGTGCGCCTCTTCAAGGACCAGTCCGGCTGGGCCCCCCACTACCGCAAGGACGTGGAGACCGCCGGCGCGAAGAACTAA
- the mtnB gene encoding methylthioribulose 1-phosphate dehydratase, which produces MTSQLKEETPAKYAASSASPQKIKELVCELCRNFYTLGWASGTGGGISIREGNTIYMAPSGVMKERLAPEDIFSLDLDGNITQEPGRGLKLSQCAPLFMHAYKIRGAGAVLHSHSINAVTATLLFDKQFRIKNMEMEKGIEGMGAFDTLEVPIIDNTAYECDLADSLEEAIKNNPKSHAVLVRRHGVYVWGKDWKQAKTHAECYDYLFEAAGRMKQLGIALEG; this is translated from the coding sequence ATGACATCACAACTTAAAGAAGAGACCCCCGCCAAGTACGCCGCTTCTTCCGCCTCCCCCCAAAAGATCAAGGAACTGGTCTGTGAGCTTTGCCGCAATTTCTACACCCTGGGCTGGGCTTCCGGCACCGGCGGCGGCATCTCCATCCGCGAGGGGAACACCATCTATATGGCCCCCAGCGGGGTGATGAAGGAACGCCTCGCGCCCGAGGACATCTTCAGCCTCGACCTGGACGGTAACATCACCCAGGAACCCGGCCGGGGCCTGAAGCTCTCCCAATGCGCCCCCCTCTTCATGCACGCCTACAAGATCCGGGGCGCCGGGGCGGTCCTGCACAGCCACTCCATCAACGCGGTCACCGCCACCCTGCTCTTCGACAAGCAGTTCCGCATCAAGAACATGGAGATGGAAAAGGGCATCGAGGGCATGGGCGCCTTCGACACCCTGGAGGTCCCCATCATCGACAACACGGCCTATGAGTGCGACCTGGCCGACTCCCTGGAGGAAGCCATCAAGAACAACCCCAAGTCCCACGCGGTGCTGGTCCGGCGCCACGGGGTCTATGTCTGGGGCAAGGATTGGAAACAGGCCAAGACCCACGCCGAGTGCTACGACTACCTGTTCGAGGCCGCGGGCCGCATGAAACAGCTGGGCATTGCTTTAGAGGGTTGA
- a CDS encoding SRPBCC domain-containing protein, which produces MNHYSSELSIVVRAKPDRVFQALTDWSLRAQWRKGIVPQWDGEPQAHVGQKVTFRVQGGPFPYEFSFRVTGVEAPHILYFEYEGGPLKGRAALEVRSQEDGTKATLHWMKVEPVGLLPRLLFSLGWGMKAHRARTLETLQLLKGYLESQPDPSR; this is translated from the coding sequence ATGAACCATTATTCCTCCGAACTTTCCATCGTTGTCCGGGCGAAACCCGATCGGGTCTTTCAGGCCCTGACCGATTGGTCCCTCCGCGCCCAATGGCGCAAGGGGATCGTCCCCCAATGGGATGGGGAACCTCAGGCCCACGTGGGGCAGAAGGTCACCTTCAGGGTCCAAGGAGGTCCTTTCCCCTATGAGTTCTCCTTCCGGGTCACGGGCGTGGAAGCACCCCACATCCTTTACTTTGAATATGAGGGCGGGCCCTTGAAGGGTCGAGCGGCCCTGGAGGTCCGTTCGCAGGAGGACGGGACGAAGGCGACCCTGCATTGGATGAAGGTGGAGCCGGTCGGCCTGCTTCCGCGGTTGTTGTTCTCTTTGGGATGGGGAATGAAGGCACACCGAGCCCGGACGCTCGAAACCCTCCAGTTACTGAAGGGATACTTGGAAAGCCAGCCTGATCCAAGTCGTTGA
- the moeB gene encoding molybdopterin-synthase adenylyltransferase MoeB, which translates to MSNLNQDQIKRYTRHILLPEVGVTGQKKLLDAKVLVVGAGGLGCPISLYLAAAGVGTIGLVDFDTVDASNLQRQVLFTTEDVGKPKVEAAAKRLKALNPDVTIKTYQVALKSDNIMDILKEYDMIIDGTDNFPTRYLTNDAAALQGKPNIYGSIFRFDGQVTVFKTPEGPCYRCLYPEPPPPGEVPSCAEGGVMGAMVGTIGAIQATEAIKLITGAGKPAIGKFVIYNSLDMQFRNLKLRKDPKCPLCGENPTIKELIDYEQFCGMKIEDTQTKQVAKAKDEIDALELKVKMDEKQDFFLLDVREPNEYEIANIKGSTLIPLSQLPNRFHELDKVKGKEIVVHCKSGVRSQKAIHFLKQQGFDHLVNVAGGILGWSDQVDSSVPKY; encoded by the coding sequence ATGAGCAACCTCAACCAAGACCAGATCAAGCGCTACACCCGCCATATCCTGCTCCCGGAGGTCGGGGTGACCGGCCAGAAGAAGCTCCTGGACGCCAAGGTCCTCGTGGTCGGCGCGGGCGGCTTGGGCTGCCCCATTTCCCTCTATCTCGCCGCGGCCGGCGTGGGCACCATCGGTTTGGTCGATTTCGATACCGTGGACGCTTCCAATCTCCAACGCCAGGTCCTCTTCACCACCGAGGACGTGGGCAAGCCCAAGGTCGAGGCCGCCGCGAAGCGCCTCAAGGCCCTCAACCCCGACGTGACCATTAAGACCTACCAGGTCGCCTTGAAGAGCGACAACATCATGGACATCCTCAAGGAATACGACATGATCATCGACGGGACGGACAACTTCCCGACCCGTTACCTCACCAATGACGCGGCCGCCCTGCAGGGCAAGCCCAACATCTATGGCTCCATCTTCCGTTTCGACGGGCAAGTGACGGTCTTCAAGACGCCCGAGGGCCCTTGCTACCGCTGCCTTTATCCCGAACCGCCCCCGCCGGGGGAAGTGCCTTCCTGCGCCGAAGGCGGCGTCATGGGCGCCATGGTGGGGACCATCGGGGCCATCCAGGCCACCGAGGCCATCAAGCTCATCACGGGGGCGGGGAAACCCGCCATCGGCAAGTTCGTCATCTATAACTCATTGGACATGCAGTTCCGCAACCTCAAACTGCGCAAGGACCCCAAGTGCCCGCTTTGCGGGGAGAATCCCACCATCAAGGAATTGATCGACTATGAGCAGTTCTGCGGCATGAAGATCGAGGACACCCAGACCAAGCAGGTGGCCAAGGCCAAGGACGAGATCGACGCCTTGGAGCTGAAGGTGAAGATGGACGAGAAGCAGGACTTCTTCCTCTTGGATGTCCGCGAGCCCAACGAGTACGAGATCGCCAACATCAAGGGTTCCACGCTCATCCCCCTGTCCCAATTGCCCAACCGGTTCCATGAACTGGACAAGGTCAAGGGCAAGGAGATCGTGGTGCATTGCAAGAGCGGGGTGAGGAGCCAGAAGGCCATCCACTTCCTCAAGCAGCAGGGCTTCGACCACCTGGTGAACGTGGCGGGCGGGATCCTGGGCTGGAGCGACCAGGTCGACTCCTCGGTGCCCAAGTACTGA
- a CDS encoding DUF1223 domain-containing protein: MRTRLPYVFGMGLALVSFGTSPTFAKGGPILVELFTSQGCSSCPPAEDWLNGTGMKLFQEGKVIPLAFHVDYWDYLGWKDTFSSSGNTHRQRRYAAFWQSRSIYTPQMVVQGRAGFVGSDGDQAQKEIAKAGKKTGEFPFTWKVQGVPGGLQLDLHGTPPEGVEAVAALFQNGCVTKVGRGENAGRTLIENFVVRQWGPVPRDHEGKYQARFQVPEGADLKDLGLAVFLQDPMDLGVSSAHCLFPLSIKRS, translated from the coding sequence ATGCGAACACGACTTCCATACGTCTTTGGGATGGGCCTGGCGCTGGTTTCTTTCGGGACCTCCCCCACCTTTGCGAAGGGCGGTCCCATCCTCGTCGAGCTTTTCACGTCCCAGGGTTGTTCCAGCTGTCCCCCCGCCGAGGATTGGCTGAACGGGACAGGCATGAAGCTGTTCCAGGAGGGCAAGGTCATTCCCCTGGCCTTCCACGTGGACTATTGGGATTATTTGGGCTGGAAGGATACCTTTTCCTCTTCGGGGAACACCCATCGGCAGAGGCGCTACGCCGCCTTTTGGCAGAGCCGATCCATCTATACCCCCCAAATGGTCGTGCAGGGACGGGCGGGGTTCGTCGGCTCCGACGGTGACCAGGCGCAGAAAGAGATCGCGAAGGCCGGAAAGAAGACCGGGGAGTTCCCCTTCACCTGGAAGGTCCAGGGGGTGCCGGGCGGGCTCCAATTGGACCTCCATGGAACCCCACCCGAAGGGGTCGAGGCCGTGGCAGCGCTGTTCCAGAACGGTTGCGTGACGAAAGTGGGGCGGGGTGAGAACGCCGGACGGACGCTTATCGAAAATTTCGTGGTCCGCCAGTGGGGCCCGGTCCCGCGGGATCACGAGGGGAAGTATCAGGCCCGGTTCCAGGTCCCCGAAGGCGCGGACCTTAAGGACCTTGGTCTCGCGGTCTTTCTCCAGGATCCGATGGACCTGGGCGTATCGTCGGCCCATTGCCTTTTTCCTTTATCGATAAAGCGGTCCTAG
- a CDS encoding galactokinase, whose protein sequence is MDPHLAERARALFFEAFGGEPAVTVSAPGRVNLIGEHTDYNEGFVLPMAVDRGVVMAARRRDDAKVLLHSADYRQRAEFLLEPLRPDPEHPWADYMKGVALGLRQSGRPLGGFEALILGDLPQGAGLSSSAALEVAGEVLLRRLFGFSLDDLELVRLAQKAENEFVGVQCGIMDQFASHLGAQGCALFLDCRSLEYDWVPLGEDLKAVVFNTGVKRELASSDYNVRRQQCAEGVRQFARFVPGLTSLRDLSLCDLEKHQAQVEPLVLKRCRHVVGENQRVLDAVEAFRNRDLGRIKTLFRESHESLRDDYEVSCPELDALVEAAQEHPLQKGSRMTGGGFGGCTVHLVPQDEAVIQNFISFVSQDYEKRFGRRPESYVFSPAAGAKFLNES, encoded by the coding sequence ATGGACCCGCATCTAGCGGAGCGGGCCCGCGCGCTTTTCTTCGAGGCCTTCGGGGGGGAGCCGGCGGTCACGGTATCCGCTCCGGGCCGGGTCAACCTCATCGGGGAGCATACCGACTATAACGAAGGCTTCGTCCTTCCCATGGCGGTGGACCGGGGCGTGGTGATGGCCGCCCGCCGGCGGGACGACGCCAAGGTCCTCCTCCATTCCGCCGACTACCGCCAAAGGGCGGAGTTCCTCCTGGAGCCCCTGCGCCCCGACCCCGAGCATCCTTGGGCCGATTACATGAAGGGCGTGGCCTTGGGCCTGCGCCAGAGCGGGCGCCCCTTGGGCGGTTTCGAGGCGCTCATCCTGGGGGACCTGCCCCAAGGCGCGGGATTGAGCTCCTCGGCGGCGCTGGAAGTGGCCGGCGAGGTCCTCTTGCGGCGGCTCTTCGGATTTTCCCTGGATGACCTGGAACTGGTGCGGCTGGCCCAAAAGGCCGAGAACGAGTTCGTGGGCGTCCAATGCGGCATCATGGACCAGTTCGCTTCCCACTTGGGGGCCCAGGGCTGCGCTCTTTTCCTCGACTGCCGGAGCCTGGAATACGACTGGGTGCCCCTGGGGGAGGACCTTAAGGCCGTGGTCTTCAACACGGGGGTGAAGCGGGAACTGGCCTCGTCCGATTACAACGTGAGGCGGCAGCAATGCGCCGAGGGGGTCCGCCAGTTCGCCCGTTTCGTGCCGGGCCTCACTTCCTTAAGGGACCTGTCGCTCTGCGACCTGGAGAAGCACCAGGCCCAGGTGGAGCCCTTGGTCCTGAAGCGCTGCCGCCACGTGGTGGGAGAGAACCAGCGGGTGCTGGACGCGGTGGAGGCCTTCCGGAACCGGGACCTGGGCCGGATCAAGACCTTGTTCCGCGAGTCCCACGAATCCCTGCGGGACGACTACGAGGTCAGCTGCCCCGAACTGGACGCGCTGGTGGAAGCGGCCCAGGAGCACCCCTTGCAGAAGGGGTCCCGCATGACCGGGGGCGGTTTCGGGGGCTGCACGGTCCACCTGGTCCCCCAGGACGAGGCGGTCATCCAGAATTTCATCTCCTTCGTCTCGCAGGACTATGAAAAACGTTTCGGCCGAAGGCCCGAGAGCTATGTGTTCTCGCCCGCGGCAGGGGCCAAGTTCCTTAACGAAAGCTGA
- a CDS encoding sugar phosphate nucleotidyltransferase codes for MKPSLVIMAAGMGSRYGGLKQMEAMGPHGAAILDYSIHDALKSGFGKVVFIIRKDLRKDFRRLVGKKWEKKAPVRYVFQELELLPKGFPVPPGRQKPWGTAHAIWAAREAVGEPFAAINADDFYGRGSFETLGKFLAHVPTGPQPTFAMVGFPLSKTLSEHGTVARGVCVLGPGRSLRKVVERTRIAQTGRSIHYLDEKGRKHPLGPSATVSMNMWGFTPELFPLLDGELVKFLKSRGREPKSEFLIPRVVDQALAEKRIGVRVLPTRSQWFGVTYPEDKARVQARLRELTVKKAYPARPWG; via the coding sequence TTGAAACCAAGTTTAGTGATCATGGCCGCCGGGATGGGGAGCCGCTACGGCGGCCTCAAACAGATGGAGGCCATGGGTCCCCATGGGGCCGCCATCCTCGATTACTCCATCCACGACGCCCTTAAAAGCGGGTTCGGGAAGGTCGTCTTCATCATCCGTAAGGACCTGAGGAAGGATTTCCGCCGCCTCGTCGGGAAGAAATGGGAAAAGAAAGCCCCGGTCCGCTACGTCTTCCAGGAACTGGAACTTCTTCCCAAGGGGTTCCCTGTTCCCCCGGGCCGCCAGAAACCCTGGGGCACGGCCCATGCCATCTGGGCGGCGCGGGAAGCTGTCGGGGAACCCTTCGCCGCCATCAATGCGGACGACTTCTATGGCCGGGGTTCCTTCGAGACCCTGGGGAAGTTCCTGGCCCATGTCCCGACCGGTCCCCAACCCACCTTCGCCATGGTGGGGTTCCCTCTTTCCAAGACCCTCTCGGAGCACGGCACGGTGGCCCGGGGCGTCTGTGTCCTGGGGCCGGGCAGGTCCTTAAGGAAGGTCGTGGAGAGGACCCGGATCGCCCAAACGGGCCGTTCGATCCACTACCTCGATGAAAAAGGAAGGAAGCATCCCCTGGGGCCATCCGCCACGGTCTCGATGAACATGTGGGGCTTCACCCCGGAGCTGTTCCCCTTGTTGGATGGGGAACTGGTGAAATTCCTCAAAAGCCGGGGCCGGGAGCCGAAGTCGGAGTTCCTCATCCCCCGGGTCGTGGACCAGGCCTTGGCGGAAAAAAGGATCGGGGTCCGTGTCTTGCCGACCCGGTCCCAATGGTTCGGGGTGACCTATCCCGAGGACAAGGCCAGGGTCCAGGCGCGCCTGCGCGAGCTGACCGTGAAAAAGGCCTACCCGGCGCGGCCTTGGGGCTGA
- a CDS encoding tetratricopeptide repeat protein has translation MRFAPPFLGCLSIAMFLGSCAPKTLVRPDPPPVVETDGTALWEEVLRKDPWRLDARFRLADLYGEKGRFTHAYDLWVQTLQMEDRYPVRFRWEKGPPPQPPSHLITDRLQEAIDRELGLENEEATERALRLAKLGATYFPTRRSFERGRAVCYARRGDLKAALKCLLRLLRKDPKDPATLLTLGEVLEKTGKRKEAGIYYREAAGFSGPEAETARERLQGF, from the coding sequence ATGCGCTTCGCTCCCCCTTTCTTGGGTTGTCTTTCCATCGCGATGTTCCTGGGAAGTTGCGCGCCCAAGACCCTGGTCCGCCCGGACCCGCCCCCGGTGGTGGAGACGGATGGGACCGCGCTATGGGAAGAGGTTCTGCGAAAGGATCCTTGGCGCCTGGACGCGCGCTTCCGGTTGGCCGATCTTTACGGGGAAAAAGGTCGTTTCACCCACGCGTACGATCTTTGGGTCCAGACCCTTCAGATGGAGGACCGGTACCCGGTTCGTTTCCGATGGGAAAAGGGCCCACCGCCCCAACCCCCTTCCCACCTCATCACCGACCGCCTGCAAGAGGCCATCGACCGGGAATTGGGGCTGGAGAATGAGGAAGCGACCGAACGGGCGCTTCGGCTCGCGAAGCTGGGCGCCACCTATTTCCCAACGCGGCGGTCCTTTGAAAGGGGGCGGGCGGTCTGCTACGCGAGGCGGGGGGACCTGAAGGCGGCCCTCAAGTGCCTGCTGAGGCTCCTTCGAAAGGACCCCAAGGATCCGGCGACCCTGCTGACCCTGGGCGAGGTGCTGGAGAAAACCGGTAAGAGGAAGGAAGCCGGGATCTATTACCGGGAGGCCGCCGGGTTTTCGGGCCCCGAGGCCGAAACCGCCCGCGAGAGGCTCCAGGGATTCTGA
- a CDS encoding acyltransferase, which produces MKDRKGPGRILLVDLLRSFAILTVMVHHLGFQYITAPASSPILDRLWYRLWINGGYGVTVFFVLSGYVITRLIAQGSRGLFDPDFREFYSRRAGRILPLLALTVLWGALFLAFPCPGHPYEYVFHHPGAVFSLPFWLSIPTFTFNWFKPLWPGASPDYGLHWDILWSLSVEEQFYFAYPFLLKKLGNEKRLKAFLLMLIFFPPVFMAARTFYFPHVEVPILGGLAPFGAIATGCLLELASRRFGPALERHKGVSVLTTLAGLSLFLAAFLHQDYKADFWGHIVGSPSITWGVFLFLLGGFHLDLFRWPIWKPLALPGILCYGGYLLHPLFLFLFWPLISGMDGFLAYALYAGATLALAYLSYRFFEVPANRWVRGLLGARRS; this is translated from the coding sequence TTGAAGGACCGGAAGGGCCCGGGCCGGATCCTCCTCGTCGACCTGCTGCGCTCCTTCGCCATCCTGACGGTCATGGTCCATCACCTGGGCTTCCAGTACATCACCGCCCCGGCTTCCTCGCCCATCCTGGACCGCCTCTGGTACCGGCTCTGGATCAACGGGGGATATGGGGTGACGGTCTTCTTCGTGCTCTCGGGCTACGTCATCACCCGGTTGATCGCCCAAGGGTCCCGGGGGCTCTTCGATCCCGACTTTCGGGAATTCTACTCGAGACGCGCCGGCCGCATCCTGCCCCTCCTGGCCCTGACCGTCCTTTGGGGGGCCCTCTTCCTGGCTTTTCCCTGTCCCGGCCACCCCTATGAATATGTCTTCCACCATCCGGGAGCGGTCTTCAGCCTTCCTTTCTGGCTCTCCATCCCCACCTTCACCTTCAATTGGTTCAAACCCCTCTGGCCCGGGGCCTCGCCCGATTACGGGCTCCATTGGGATATCCTCTGGTCCCTCTCAGTGGAAGAACAATTCTATTTCGCCTATCCCTTCCTGCTGAAAAAGCTGGGGAACGAGAAAAGGCTGAAGGCCTTCCTCCTGATGCTCATCTTCTTCCCGCCGGTCTTCATGGCTGCTCGGACCTTTTATTTCCCCCATGTCGAAGTGCCCATCCTGGGGGGGCTGGCTCCCTTCGGGGCCATCGCCACCGGCTGCCTTCTCGAACTGGCATCCCGCCGTTTCGGGCCCGCCCTGGAGAGGCACAAAGGCGTCTCGGTCCTGACAACCCTCGCGGGCCTTTCCCTTTTCCTCGCCGCCTTTCTCCACCAGGACTACAAGGCCGATTTTTGGGGGCATATCGTGGGATCTCCCTCCATCACCTGGGGGGTCTTCCTTTTCCTTCTGGGGGGCTTCCACCTGGACCTTTTTCGCTGGCCGATCTGGAAGCCGCTGGCCCTTCCGGGGATCCTTTGTTATGGGGGCTACCTGCTTCACCCGTTGTTCTTGTTCCTCTTTTGGCCCCTGATCTCAGGGATGGACGGGTTCCTGGCCTACGCGCTTTACGCCGGGGCGACCCTGGCCCTCGCCTATCTTTCCTATCGATTCTTCGAGGTCCCGGCCAACCGTTGGGTCCGCGGCCTCTTAGGAGCGCGCCGCTCTTGA
- a CDS encoding DUF4149 domain-containing protein, translating into MVFLRFLNFFTFIFWYGTILFFTFVQAPVLFKSLSRPLFGEVQSHLFPVYYLIGYVCGAVMVVTYHILHPLKDYVPQDCVRITALCLMLLFSLAQGLWAGPKVANLRLERQAAEEALQRTNASADQEKVAALSKEFGKAHGISSLVNLLVIIAGFVYLLYWFQEIRP; encoded by the coding sequence ATGGTCTTCTTGCGGTTCCTGAACTTCTTCACCTTCATCTTCTGGTACGGGACCATCCTTTTCTTCACCTTCGTCCAGGCGCCCGTCCTCTTCAAATCCCTCTCCCGGCCCCTTTTCGGGGAGGTCCAAAGCCACCTCTTCCCCGTCTATTACTTGATCGGCTACGTTTGTGGCGCCGTGATGGTGGTCACTTATCACATCCTTCACCCCTTGAAGGATTATGTCCCCCAGGATTGCGTGCGCATCACCGCCCTCTGCCTGATGCTCCTCTTCTCCCTGGCCCAAGGCCTTTGGGCCGGCCCCAAGGTCGCCAACCTCCGGCTGGAACGCCAGGCCGCCGAGGAGGCCCTGCAAAGGACCAACGCCTCCGCCGACCAGGAAAAGGTCGCAGCGCTCTCGAAGGAATTCGGGAAGGCCCACGGCATCTCCAGCCTGGTGAACCTCCTGGTGATCATCGCGGGCTTCGTCTACCTCCTTTATTGGTTCCAAGAGATCCGCCCTTGA